One Halovivax ruber XH-70 genomic region harbors:
- a CDS encoding 2-oxo acid dehydrogenase subunit E2 has protein sequence MTMEFTLPDVGEGVAEGELVSWLVEPGDTVSEDQPVAEVETDKALVEVPSPTNGTVRELHWAEGDVVPVGDLFITYNVEGEDDQDVTEQGADTASAEQGGADAADDADATPSTESEAGGEADESGETDTPSGRVFAPPSVRRLARELGVDIETVEGTGPSGRLTEGDVRAAAESDESAPAGTGDEQPTETGADASTAPESTQSAATRGGATAQVESADRERTLAAPATRKLAEEEGVDLNTVPTDEERDGEAFVTPEAVTEYAQAQRQAQEADAAAVATGETGPRERREPFKGVRKTIADAMVESKFSAPHVTHHDEVDVTKLVETRERLKPIAEEQGIRLTFMPFIMKAVVAALEEYPEMNAVIDEDNEEVVYRNYHNIGVAAATDVGLMVPVVDDADHKGMLQLSSEMNELVQKARERTISPDELQGSTFTITNIGGIGGEYATPILNYPESGILAVGEIKRKPRVVTDENGEESIEPRSVMTLSLSFDHRLIDGAVGAQFTNEVMKYLEEPERLLLE, from the coding sequence ATGACGATGGAATTCACCCTCCCCGACGTCGGCGAAGGCGTCGCCGAAGGCGAACTCGTCTCCTGGCTCGTCGAACCCGGCGACACGGTCAGCGAGGACCAGCCGGTCGCGGAAGTCGAGACCGACAAGGCCCTCGTCGAGGTCCCCTCACCGACGAACGGCACCGTCCGCGAACTCCACTGGGCGGAAGGCGACGTCGTCCCCGTCGGCGACCTCTTCATCACGTACAACGTCGAGGGCGAGGACGATCAGGACGTAACGGAACAGGGCGCCGATACCGCCTCCGCGGAGCAGGGTGGTGCGGACGCGGCCGACGATGCTGACGCGACCCCCAGCACCGAGTCCGAAGCGGGTGGCGAGGCCGACGAATCGGGCGAGACCGACACGCCGTCCGGGCGCGTCTTCGCACCGCCGTCGGTCCGACGGCTCGCTCGCGAACTGGGCGTCGACATCGAGACGGTCGAGGGCACCGGCCCGAGCGGGCGACTGACCGAGGGCGACGTCCGTGCGGCAGCGGAGAGCGACGAATCGGCACCGGCCGGTACTGGTGACGAGCAGCCCACGGAGACGGGTGCCGACGCGTCGACCGCGCCGGAATCGACCCAGTCGGCCGCCACGCGCGGCGGCGCGACGGCACAGGTCGAATCGGCCGATCGCGAGCGGACGCTGGCAGCACCCGCGACGCGCAAACTCGCCGAGGAGGAGGGCGTCGACCTGAACACCGTCCCGACCGACGAGGAGCGCGACGGCGAGGCGTTCGTCACGCCCGAAGCGGTGACGGAGTACGCCCAGGCCCAGCGCCAGGCCCAGGAGGCAGACGCCGCGGCCGTCGCGACCGGCGAGACCGGTCCGCGAGAGCGGCGTGAGCCGTTCAAAGGCGTTCGCAAGACCATCGCCGACGCGATGGTCGAGTCGAAGTTCTCCGCGCCCCACGTCACCCACCACGACGAGGTCGACGTGACGAAGCTCGTCGAGACCCGCGAGCGACTGAAGCCGATCGCCGAGGAGCAGGGTATTCGCCTGACCTTCATGCCGTTCATCATGAAGGCCGTCGTCGCGGCGCTGGAGGAGTACCCCGAGATGAACGCGGTGATCGACGAGGACAACGAAGAGGTCGTCTACCGCAACTACCACAACATCGGTGTCGCGGCGGCGACCGACGTCGGCCTGATGGTGCCGGTCGTCGACGACGCGGACCACAAGGGTATGCTCCAACTCTCCTCGGAGATGAACGAACTGGTCCAGAAGGCTCGCGAGCGCACCATCTCGCCCGACGAACTGCAGGGGTCGACGTTCACCATCACGAACATCGGCGGCATCGGCGGCGAGTACGCCACGCCGATCCTGAACTACCCCGAATCGGGCATCCTGGCCGTCGGCGAGATCAAGCGCAAGCCCCGCGTCGTCACCGACGAGAACGGCGAGGAGTCGATCGAGCCACGCTCGGTCATGACTCTCTCGCTGTCGTTCGACCACCGCCTCATCGACGGCGCCGTCGGCGCCCAGTTCACCAACGAGGTCATGAAGTACCTCGAAGAGCCGGAGCGGCTGCTGCTGGAGTAA
- the ilvA gene encoding threonine ammonia-lyase: protein MGDVGLADVRQARERFDDESVVRETPLELNRSLSAMADATVHMKMEHLQRTGSFKTRGAYNKLVQLAERGDVSRVVAASAGNHAQGVAIAATKNDIDSTIVMPRHAPQAKVDATRSYGGDVELEGTDFQAAMAHAQTLTDGDDVEFVHAYDDPAIVAGQGTLGLEIYEALPEVDTVIVPIGGGGLIGGISAALAELDPEIRVVGVQAEAAATVPDSLDKGIPQSIDDAKTIADGIATGGISELTFGLIQEHVDEVVTVSDDEIASATLLLLERAKQLVEGAGAASVAALLSDDLDVADETVVPVLGGGNIDISMLQTVLDHALTDRDQLLRLRVRIEDQPGKMEAVSGLISDRGANIRTVRHDRAVGDLQVGEAYLVFQVVTSGSEHARTIIEAIEAAGYEVSRVN, encoded by the coding sequence ATGGGAGACGTTGGGTTAGCTGACGTACGGCAGGCCCGCGAGCGGTTCGACGACGAGTCGGTGGTCAGAGAGACTCCGCTCGAACTGAACCGCTCGCTGTCGGCCATGGCAGACGCGACGGTCCACATGAAGATGGAGCACCTCCAGCGGACGGGCTCGTTCAAGACGCGGGGTGCGTACAACAAGCTGGTCCAGCTGGCCGAACGCGGTGACGTCTCGCGTGTCGTCGCGGCGAGTGCGGGCAACCACGCCCAGGGTGTCGCCATCGCGGCGACGAAGAACGATATCGACTCGACGATCGTGATGCCGCGACACGCCCCGCAGGCGAAGGTCGACGCGACGCGCAGTTACGGCGGCGACGTCGAACTCGAGGGGACGGACTTCCAGGCGGCGATGGCCCACGCCCAGACCCTCACGGACGGCGACGACGTCGAGTTCGTCCACGCCTACGACGACCCGGCGATCGTCGCCGGGCAGGGCACGCTCGGGCTGGAGATCTACGAGGCCCTGCCCGAGGTCGACACGGTTATCGTCCCGATCGGGGGCGGCGGGCTCATCGGCGGGATCAGCGCCGCACTCGCAGAGCTAGATCCCGAAATCCGGGTCGTTGGCGTGCAGGCCGAGGCGGCCGCGACGGTCCCCGACAGTCTCGACAAGGGGATCCCCCAGTCGATCGACGACGCGAAGACCATCGCGGACGGCATCGCGACCGGCGGCATCTCCGAGCTGACGTTCGGCCTCATTCAGGAACACGTCGACGAGGTCGTCACCGTCTCCGACGACGAGATCGCCAGCGCAACGCTTCTGTTGCTCGAACGGGCCAAGCAACTCGTCGAAGGCGCCGGCGCGGCGTCGGTCGCGGCACTGCTCTCCGACGACCTCGACGTGGCGGACGAGACGGTCGTCCCGGTGCTCGGCGGCGGGAACATCGACATCTCGATGCTCCAGACGGTCCTCGACCACGCGCTGACGGACCGGGACCAGTTGCTCCGTCTTCGCGTGCGCATCGAGGACCAGCCGGGCAAGATGGAGGCCGTTTCGGGACTCATCTCGGACCGGGGCGCGAACATCCGGACCGTCAGGCACGATCGCGCCGTCGGCGACCTCCAGGTCGGCGAGGCGTACCTCGTCTTCCAGGTCGTCACCAGCGGGTCAGAGCACGCCCGGACGATCATCGAGGCGATCGAAGCCGCGGGCTACGAGGTTTCTCGGGTCAACTGA
- the lpdA gene encoding dihydrolipoyl dehydrogenase, with protein sequence MVVGDVTTGTDVLVIGGGPAGYAAAIRAGQLDLDVTLVEKDAYGGTCLNHGCIPSKALITATDVAHEARHAEEMGIHADPAVDMAGMVDWKDGVVDQLTSGVEKLCKANGVSLMEGTAKFADENSVRVSHGGEGQGSESVDFEHAIVATGSRPIQIPGFDFADEPVLSSKDALSLESVPESLVIVGAGYIGMELAGVYAKLGTDVTIVEMLDEMLPAYPDDLTRPVAQRAEELGIDFHFGYSAAEWQDLGDGIRVVAEPADAVASDGGAEAVEADPIELDTEKVLVAVGRQPVSDTLDIEAAGVETDDRGFIPTDDRGRTNVDHIHAVGDVAGEPMLAHKGMYEGETVAEVIAGEPAAIDYQAMPAVVFTDPEIATVGMTEDEVTDAGFEPLVGKFPFRASGRALTTGHADGFVKVVADEESGFLLGASVVGPEASELLGELGLAVELGATLEDVSGTIHAHPTLSESVMEAAANALDQAIHTLNR encoded by the coding sequence ATGGTCGTCGGAGACGTAACTACTGGAACGGACGTGCTCGTGATCGGCGGCGGACCGGCGGGCTACGCGGCTGCGATTCGCGCCGGACAACTCGACCTCGACGTAACGCTCGTCGAGAAGGACGCCTACGGCGGGACCTGCCTGAACCACGGCTGCATCCCGTCGAAGGCGCTGATTACGGCGACCGACGTGGCCCACGAGGCCCGTCACGCCGAGGAGATGGGGATCCACGCCGACCCGGCGGTCGACATGGCCGGCATGGTCGACTGGAAGGACGGCGTGGTCGACCAGCTCACGAGCGGTGTCGAGAAACTCTGCAAGGCAAACGGCGTCTCCCTGATGGAGGGAACGGCGAAGTTCGCCGACGAGAACTCGGTTCGTGTCTCCCACGGCGGGGAGGGCCAGGGCTCGGAATCCGTCGACTTCGAGCACGCGATCGTCGCCACGGGGTCGCGCCCGATCCAGATCCCCGGCTTCGACTTCGCCGACGAACCCGTCCTCAGTTCGAAGGACGCCCTGTCACTCGAATCGGTCCCGGAATCGCTGGTCATCGTCGGTGCCGGCTACATCGGGATGGAACTCGCCGGCGTCTACGCGAAGCTCGGCACCGACGTCACCATCGTCGAGATGCTAGACGAGATGCTCCCGGCGTACCCCGACGACCTCACCCGACCGGTGGCCCAGCGTGCCGAGGAACTCGGCATCGACTTCCACTTCGGCTACAGCGCCGCCGAGTGGCAGGATCTGGGCGACGGGATCCGCGTCGTCGCCGAACCCGCGGACGCCGTCGCTAGCGACGGTGGTGCCGAAGCGGTCGAAGCCGACCCGATCGAACTCGATACGGAGAAGGTCCTCGTCGCGGTCGGCCGGCAACCGGTCTCCGACACGCTGGACATCGAGGCGGCCGGCGTCGAGACCGACGATCGTGGCTTCATCCCCACGGACGACCGCGGGCGGACGAACGTCGACCACATCCACGCGGTCGGCGACGTCGCGGGCGAGCCGATGCTCGCCCACAAGGGCATGTACGAGGGCGAGACCGTCGCAGAAGTCATCGCCGGCGAACCCGCAGCGATCGACTACCAGGCGATGCCCGCCGTCGTCTTCACCGACCCGGAGATCGCGACCGTCGGGATGACCGAGGACGAGGTCACCGACGCTGGCTTCGAACCGCTCGTCGGGAAGTTCCCGTTCCGTGCCAGCGGACGCGCGCTGACGACCGGCCACGCGGACGGCTTCGTGAAAGTCGTCGCCGACGAAGAGAGTGGATTCTTGCTCGGTGCGTCCGTCGTCGGGCCCGAAGCCTCAGAGTTGCTCGGCGAACTCGGCCTCGCGGTCGAACTCGGCGCGACGCTCGAAGACGTCTCGGGTACGATCCACGCACACCCGACGCTCTCCGAGTCCGTGATGGAGGCCGCCGCGAACGCGCTCGACCAGGCGATCCACACGCTGAACCGGTAG
- a CDS encoding DUF7521 family protein, translated as MSLYTATMEVTIALAVVKTLVLIVGGLVTFFALKAYRRTRQRALGLLAGGFGLVTLGLAFAGLLHEILNVSLELGVLAESVLVLAGFTVIAYSLYVQ; from the coding sequence ATGAGTCTATACACAGCTACCATGGAGGTAACGATCGCCCTCGCCGTCGTGAAGACGCTGGTCCTCATCGTCGGCGGCCTCGTCACCTTCTTCGCGTTGAAGGCGTATCGGCGAACGAGACAGCGTGCACTCGGCCTCCTGGCTGGCGGCTTCGGCCTGGTCACGCTAGGGCTGGCCTTCGCCGGGTTGTTGCACGAAATCCTCAACGTGAGTCTCGAACTCGGTGTGCTCGCCGAGAGTGTCCTCGTTCTGGCCGGATTCACCGTCATCGCGTACTCGCTGTACGTGCAGTGA
- a CDS encoding winged helix-turn-helix domain-containing protein — protein sequence MVRNPFGSEDGPSTADICAALDDPDCREIITALDEPLTASEIQTRCEIPQSTLYRKLEQLTDATLLEETTEIRRDGHHASKYIVAFDEVRISLGPDHELEVALDRPARTADERLADLWSEVRRET from the coding sequence ATGGTCCGGAACCCGTTCGGGTCCGAGGATGGCCCCTCGACCGCGGACATCTGTGCCGCTCTCGACGATCCGGACTGTCGGGAGATCATTACCGCGTTAGACGAGCCGCTGACCGCGTCGGAGATACAGACGCGCTGTGAGATCCCCCAGTCGACACTCTATCGGAAGCTGGAGCAGTTGACTGACGCCACGTTGTTGGAGGAGACGACGGAGATACGACGAGACGGCCACCACGCGAGTAAGTACATCGTCGCGTTCGACGAGGTCAGGATCAGTCTCGGACCGGACCACGAGCTCGAGGTCGCCCTCGACCGTCCCGCCCGGACGGCGGACGAGCGCCTCGCCGATCTGTGGTCGGAAGTCAGGAGAGAAACATGA
- a CDS encoding class I SAM-dependent methyltransferase codes for MNGTGPDTEPTSDAGTAMAGDEDAADIRQDRAGALAAIRETYDEQADALDRMEWVDRLLLGRYRRHFETAHGRVLDVACGTGTNVRYLPETVEYVGIDVSPAMVRRARERVKQFDDDHEVAEMDAEALAFPDDSFDTVISSLSTCTVPDPVAALREMNRVCAPDGRVLLVEHGRSSVEMLGRLQDWRAAAHFEKHRCRWNQDPLEHVSRAELSVTDASTAMLGVITTIEAEPS; via the coding sequence ATGAACGGAACGGGCCCCGACACCGAACCCACGTCAGACGCCGGTACGGCGATGGCCGGCGACGAAGACGCGGCCGACATCCGGCAGGACCGCGCTGGGGCGCTCGCAGCGATCCGGGAGACCTACGACGAGCAGGCCGACGCGCTCGACCGGATGGAGTGGGTAGATCGGCTGCTCCTGGGCCGGTATCGCCGCCACTTCGAGACGGCCCACGGTCGCGTGCTGGACGTCGCCTGCGGGACGGGGACGAACGTCCGATACCTCCCGGAGACGGTCGAGTACGTCGGAATCGACGTCAGCCCCGCGATGGTTCGACGGGCTCGCGAACGCGTGAAGCAGTTCGACGATGACCACGAGGTAGCGGAGATGGATGCGGAGGCGCTCGCGTTTCCAGACGACAGTTTCGACACGGTCATCTCCTCGCTCTCGACGTGTACCGTTCCCGATCCAGTCGCTGCACTCCGGGAGATGAATCGCGTCTGTGCCCCCGACGGGCGAGTGCTGCTCGTAGAGCACGGTCGCAGCAGCGTCGAAATGCTCGGACGACTGCAAGACTGGCGGGCTGCCGCCCACTTCGAAAAACACCGCTGTCGCTGGAATCAGGACCCACTCGAGCACGTCTCTCGGGCGGAGCTGTCGGTCACCGACGCCTCAACCGCGATGCTCGGCGTGATTACCACGATCGAGGCCGAGCCGAGCTGA
- a CDS encoding YjiH family protein, whose protein sequence is MFDERVWSSEGETTESAETALKTKTIGDVDLSVIQRRPVAKFLLAFLVGFVFFLVPVPWDGQVTVPFDIVVSWITESFPSAAGVYALALIIAGGILTTLAELDKRGLVSMGDAVADRLALSYWETSIPFWFFRVVGAALAPVLFLDVGPAWLVGPATGGLVWGTLILSVAVIIPIGAVFINLFVELGGLEFVGTLSRPIMRPLFKIPGRAALDSVASWVGSYSVGLYVTRNVFDRGEYSKRDVFVICTCFATVSIGFVGVVASTLDLLDLFPVIFLAYLVCIAISAFILVRIPPLSNVPDAYIATPNPETPFHGSPGDYVRFGLSEAVEKAEEGGSIVGALVRGFVDGLKLAVLILGTILSIGLAAVVIAENTPVFDIISTPLVPIIDLLGIPDADLVAPATIIGITEMFIPALLVTEAAAKARFFIAVLSISQLIFFSAVGPMMMDMFSDIPIRFRDLVTLFVMRTIILVPLVAAITHLVAALGLL, encoded by the coding sequence ATGTTCGACGAACGTGTCTGGTCGAGTGAGGGGGAAACGACGGAATCCGCCGAAACGGCCCTGAAAACGAAAACGATCGGTGACGTCGACCTGTCAGTTATTCAGAGGAGGCCGGTTGCCAAGTTCCTTCTCGCGTTTCTGGTTGGATTCGTCTTCTTCCTGGTTCCTGTCCCGTGGGACGGGCAGGTAACCGTCCCGTTCGACATCGTGGTCAGCTGGATCACGGAGTCGTTCCCGTCGGCAGCTGGCGTGTACGCCCTCGCGCTCATCATAGCGGGCGGGATCTTGACGACGCTCGCGGAGCTTGATAAACGCGGTCTCGTATCCATGGGCGATGCGGTCGCCGACCGACTGGCACTCTCGTACTGGGAGACGTCGATCCCGTTTTGGTTCTTCCGCGTCGTGGGCGCCGCGCTCGCGCCGGTCCTGTTCCTCGATGTGGGGCCAGCCTGGCTCGTCGGACCGGCGACGGGTGGGCTCGTCTGGGGGACGCTCATTCTGAGCGTCGCCGTGATCATCCCGATCGGTGCGGTGTTCATCAATCTCTTCGTCGAACTCGGTGGGCTGGAGTTTGTCGGCACCCTCTCCCGCCCGATCATGCGGCCGCTGTTCAAGATTCCAGGCCGCGCGGCACTGGATAGCGTCGCATCTTGGGTCGGTTCCTACAGTGTCGGGCTCTACGTCACGCGAAACGTCTTCGACCGCGGTGAGTACTCGAAGCGGGACGTGTTCGTCATCTGCACGTGCTTCGCGACGGTGTCGATCGGATTCGTCGGGGTCGTCGCCTCGACGCTCGACCTGCTCGATCTCTTTCCGGTCATCTTCCTCGCGTACCTCGTCTGTATCGCGATATCGGCGTTCATCCTCGTTCGAATCCCGCCGCTGAGTAACGTCCCCGACGCGTACATCGCTACGCCGAACCCCGAGACGCCGTTCCACGGATCGCCGGGGGACTACGTCCGATTTGGCCTGTCCGAAGCGGTCGAGAAGGCTGAGGAAGGCGGTTCTATCGTCGGCGCGCTGGTTCGCGGGTTCGTCGACGGACTCAAACTGGCCGTATTGATCCTCGGCACGATCCTCTCGATCGGACTCGCCGCGGTCGTGATCGCCGAAAACACGCCCGTCTTCGACATTATCTCGACCCCTCTCGTGCCGATCATCGACCTCCTCGGAATTCCCGACGCCGACCTCGTCGCCCCGGCGACGATCATCGGCATCACCGAGATGTTCATTCCCGCGTTGCTGGTGACCGAGGCCGCCGCGAAGGCCCGGTTCTTCATTGCCGTTCTCTCGATCTCGCAGCTCATCTTCTTCTCGGCCGTCGGGCCGATGATGATGGACATGTTCAGCGACATCCCGATTCGCTTTCGCGACCTCGTGACGCTCTTCGTCATGCGAACGATCATTCTCGTCCCGCTCGTCGCGGCGATCACCCACCTCGTTGCGGCGCTCGGGTTGCTCTGA
- a CDS encoding metal-dependent hydrolase, translating into MWPLGHAAVAYLCYTLSRRGRALQPPAAAPVVAVLVGSQVPDLLDKPLSWYLGMLPTGRSLGHSFLFLVPLAIGALLLARHVGRREVGFAFVLGMLSHPIMDIVPVLWRETSVGMLLWPVTAVEPYEEGAPTIADLLAGSLGDPYFLLEFVLAAIALVLWHGHGQPGLDAIRTRVIARRTNRRDDSLD; encoded by the coding sequence ATGTGGCCACTCGGACACGCCGCCGTCGCGTACCTCTGCTATACACTGTCCCGTCGGGGGCGGGCGCTCCAGCCACCAGCCGCAGCGCCGGTGGTCGCCGTGCTCGTCGGGAGTCAGGTACCGGACCTGCTCGACAAACCACTGTCGTGGTACCTGGGGATGTTACCGACGGGACGATCGCTCGGCCACTCGTTTCTCTTTCTCGTCCCCCTGGCCATCGGAGCGCTGCTACTCGCCCGGCACGTCGGCCGTCGGGAGGTCGGATTCGCGTTCGTTCTCGGAATGCTCTCTCACCCGATTATGGACATCGTCCCCGTGCTCTGGCGAGAGACGTCGGTCGGCATGCTCCTGTGGCCGGTGACGGCCGTCGAACCGTACGAAGAAGGAGCGCCGACGATCGCCGACCTCCTCGCGGGGTCGCTCGGCGACCCGTACTTCCTGCTCGAGTTCGTCCTCGCGGCCATCGCCCTCGTGCTCTGGCACGGGCACGGACAGCCAGGACTCGACGCGATCCGAACGCGAGTGATCGCACGGAGGACCAACCGACGCGACGATTCGCTCGATTGA
- a CDS encoding DUF7119 family protein, with the protein MPDGPGDEGSEHAPEGRTPQLPTDRESPVGEPVIRGDETVTGEHASDAVQFDPDDPASVDEAADVVRAFATADGVDHLRMLRGAAACAALVRGVGSYTAAADRAGGDVTVSFVRKWARVHDLPRAVRTQVARGEIAPSAAKHLARIQGSDRFLLAWTTIDAELSVREVRRITSDVADGTALETALAERDIPLGTIELDLPPDSYRELRRRAALEGVDPGQLVADALRTDRNV; encoded by the coding sequence ATGCCAGACGGCCCAGGCGACGAGGGAAGCGAGCACGCTCCCGAAGGTCGCACTCCACAGCTCCCAACCGATCGCGAGTCGCCGGTCGGCGAGCCGGTCATCAGGGGCGACGAAACGGTCACCGGCGAGCACGCGAGTGATGCCGTCCAGTTCGATCCCGACGACCCGGCGAGTGTCGACGAAGCCGCCGACGTCGTCCGTGCGTTCGCCACGGCCGACGGCGTCGACCACCTTCGGATGCTCCGCGGCGCAGCCGCCTGCGCGGCACTGGTTCGTGGCGTCGGCTCGTACACCGCTGCTGCCGACCGCGCCGGTGGGGACGTAACCGTCTCGTTCGTCCGCAAATGGGCCCGCGTCCACGACCTTCCCCGAGCGGTCCGCACCCAGGTCGCCCGCGGCGAGATCGCGCCGTCCGCCGCCAAACACCTCGCCCGCATCCAGGGGTCGGACCGCTTTCTCCTGGCGTGGACGACGATCGACGCCGAGCTGTCAGTCCGTGAGGTTCGACGGATCACGAGCGACGTCGCCGACGGAACAGCGCTCGAGACGGCGCTCGCCGAGCGCGACATCCCGCTCGGGACGATCGAACTCGACTTACCCCCCGATAGCTATCGAGAGCTTCGCCGGCGGGCCGCTCTCGAGGGTGTCGACCCCGGCCAACTCGTGGCCGACGCCCTCCGGACGGACAGAAACGTTTAA